The segment GCGCTCGCTCAGGCTTACCAGTTCGATCACCCCGTCCTCGAATTTCTTCCATACATCCACGCCCAGGCGCAGTCCGCGTGCCGCTTGTGCCAGGGTCAAACCGCGCATCGCCCGCAGTTCTTTCAGATTTGCCGCCGCCTGCGCATCGCCAAATACGCGTTCCATCGCCGTCGCATAGGCGCGCCGTGTCAGCGGCAGCACAGCGTCTTCCTGTGAAGGCGCGGCGACATGATAGGCGGCGATGAAATCGATCAGCGCGTCCTGCGCGTCTGGATGGTCCCGCAATAACGCGAGCTGCGCCTGCGTATCTCCCATCTCCTCGGCGGCCAGCCAGGCCATTTTCAATTGCTGCAACTCACTTGTATTCATAG is part of the Ktedonobacteraceae bacterium genome and harbors:
- a CDS encoding helix-turn-helix transcriptional regulator, with product MNTSELQQLKMAWLAAEEMGDTQAQLALLRDHPDAQDALIDFIAAYHVAAPSQEDAVLPLTRRAYATAMERVFGDAQAAANLKELRAMRGLTLAQAARGLRLGVDVWKKFEDGVIELVSLSERQLERLAQFFEVSGEQFGRMLNNSQAVMTMNRRQTAQAARSEQAPKKQSFAEAIEKSTMPKEDKKEWLKG